In Cupriavidus basilensis, the following proteins share a genomic window:
- a CDS encoding LysR family transcriptional regulator yields the protein MKADLADLNAFIAVARAKGFRDGARSTGVSASGLSEAVRRLEAQLGVRLLNRTTRSVVPTEAGKRLLARLSPALTEVEAALDEVNDFRNRPAGTLKLNVPVSAARLVLPTIVPAFLAAYPDIQLEIIADESLVDVLAAGCDAGIRYDERLEQDMIAVPIGPRVQRFAAAAAPSYLDKRGRPEHPSQLLQHDCLRMRFGGRAVQPWEFKRNEESVKVDADGPLLVERSGAADLLVDAARAGSGIIYLFEDWLRPHLESGALEAVLEPWWQSFSGPFLYYPGRRLVPPPLRAFIDYIKNGAVT from the coding sequence ATGAAAGCTGACCTCGCCGACCTCAATGCGTTCATTGCCGTCGCACGTGCGAAAGGCTTTCGCGACGGCGCGCGTTCGACTGGCGTCAGCGCCTCCGGCCTGAGTGAGGCCGTACGCCGGTTGGAGGCACAACTAGGCGTACGTCTGCTGAACCGCACCACCCGGAGCGTGGTCCCGACTGAAGCGGGCAAGCGCCTGTTGGCGCGCCTCAGCCCAGCACTGACCGAGGTCGAAGCCGCGCTCGACGAAGTGAATGATTTTCGCAACCGTCCCGCCGGCACGCTGAAGTTGAACGTACCTGTCAGTGCGGCACGACTGGTGCTGCCGACCATCGTACCGGCTTTCCTGGCCGCCTATCCCGACATACAGCTGGAAATTATTGCGGATGAAAGCCTCGTCGACGTGTTGGCCGCAGGCTGCGATGCCGGCATCCGCTATGACGAGCGCCTCGAACAAGACATGATTGCGGTGCCTATTGGGCCCCGGGTGCAGCGATTCGCTGCCGCTGCTGCGCCTTCCTACCTCGACAAACGCGGGCGTCCCGAACATCCAAGCCAGTTGCTCCAGCATGATTGCCTGCGCATGCGCTTTGGCGGCCGCGCCGTGCAGCCATGGGAATTCAAGCGCAACGAAGAATCAGTGAAGGTGGATGCCGATGGTCCGTTGTTGGTCGAGCGTTCCGGTGCCGCCGACTTGCTAGTGGACGCGGCTAGGGCAGGAAGCGGCATCATCTACCTGTTCGAAGACTGGCTGCGCCCACATCTGGAGAGCGGCGCACTGGAAGCCGTGCTGGAACCATGGTGGCAATCCTTCTCGGGCCCTTTCCTCTACTACCCAGGACGACGCCTCGTCCCACCGCCATTGCGCGCTTTCATCGACTACATCAAGAACGGCGCCGTCACGTAA
- a CDS encoding aldo/keto reductase family oxidoreductase, which yields MSKQPTTYRLGDLTIHRMGYGAMRLSGPHVFGPPADKAAALSVLRTAVESGVNHIDTSDFYGPHVTNQLIREALHPYRDGLIIATKVGARRGADASWLSASSPAELEQAVHDNLRNLGIERLDVVNLRMMIDPMQPAEGSIEEPLTALAELQNKGLIRHIGLSHVTHAQVAQGRRMCDIACVQNQYNLAHRADDQLIDELARDGIAYVPFFPLGGFSPLQSETLTVVAKRLETSANQVALAWLLQRAPNVLLIPGTTSITHLKENLAARTLPLPDDVLMELDGMVR from the coding sequence GTGTCTAAGCAACCAACGACTTATCGCCTCGGCGACCTGACAATCCATCGTATGGGCTACGGCGCCATGCGACTTTCAGGGCCGCACGTCTTTGGTCCGCCTGCCGATAAAGCAGCGGCGCTTTCCGTTCTGCGAACTGCGGTCGAATCCGGCGTAAACCATATCGACACCAGTGATTTCTACGGCCCGCATGTCACCAACCAGTTGATCCGCGAGGCATTGCATCCCTATCGCGACGGCCTGATCATCGCCACCAAGGTTGGCGCCCGACGAGGCGCCGACGCGTCCTGGCTGTCGGCTTCGTCGCCTGCCGAACTGGAGCAGGCAGTGCACGACAATTTGCGCAACCTGGGCATCGAGAGGCTCGATGTGGTCAACCTAAGGATGATGATCGATCCTATGCAGCCGGCCGAGGGTTCAATCGAAGAGCCGCTCACTGCGCTGGCCGAGTTGCAGAACAAGGGCCTGATTCGCCATATCGGCCTGAGTCACGTGACCCATGCCCAAGTCGCGCAAGGACGGCGCATGTGCGACATCGCATGCGTGCAAAACCAATACAACCTGGCCCATCGCGCGGATGACCAGCTGATCGATGAACTGGCCCGCGACGGTATCGCCTATGTCCCGTTCTTCCCGCTGGGCGGTTTTTCGCCGCTACAGTCCGAAACGTTGACTGTTGTGGCCAAGCGCCTGGAGACCTCGGCAAACCAGGTGGCGTTGGCCTGGCTCCTCCAACGGGCGCCTAACGTCCTTCTTATCCCTGGGACGACCTCAATCACCCATCTCAAGGAAAACCTTGCGGCAAGGACACTCCCCCTACCTGACGACGTCCTGATGGAACTGGATGGCATGGTGCGCTAG
- a CDS encoding MSMEG_0569 family flavin-dependent oxidoreductase, with protein MSTSLNETQATGSPKHYSVIIVGGGQAGLSMSYYLKQAGIDHLVVEKHTVTHTWRSQRWDAFCLVTPNWQCALPGYPYQGNDPHGFMKKDEIIAYLDGFIGMVNAPVLEHTEVLRAKPLAQGGYLVCTSQGDFTAGQVVVASGGYHTPIVPRMAERLPAGIRQIQSAEYRSPQALPEGGVLVVGSGQSGAQIAEDLHLAGRKVFLAVGQAPRCARFYRGRDVVDWLADMQYYDMAVQEHPLREGVRDNTNHYVTGRDGGRDIDLRKFATEGMELFGALEDFHDGKLRFTPNLKANLDDADDTYNRINASIDKYIDKHGIAAPPASTYAPVWSPGEERWALDLAQAGIGTIVWCIGFRPDFSWLEAPVFNGRGYPGHVRGVTAQDGLYLLGLPWLHTWGSGRFSGIARDAGYLAAIVSEKLGAQALAA; from the coding sequence ATGTCGACATCCCTCAACGAAACCCAGGCCACTGGCTCCCCCAAACACTACAGCGTCATCATCGTCGGTGGCGGCCAGGCCGGCCTGTCCATGAGCTACTACCTCAAGCAGGCCGGCATCGATCATCTCGTTGTCGAGAAGCACACCGTCACCCATACCTGGCGCAGCCAGCGCTGGGATGCCTTCTGCCTGGTCACGCCGAACTGGCAGTGCGCCTTGCCCGGCTATCCCTACCAGGGCAACGACCCGCACGGCTTCATGAAGAAGGACGAGATCATCGCCTACCTCGACGGCTTTATCGGCATGGTGAACGCACCGGTGCTGGAGCACACCGAGGTGCTGCGCGCAAAGCCGCTGGCGCAGGGCGGCTACCTTGTCTGCACCTCGCAGGGCGACTTCACCGCCGGGCAGGTGGTGGTGGCCTCGGGCGGCTATCACACCCCGATCGTGCCGCGCATGGCCGAGCGCCTGCCGGCGGGCATCCGGCAGATCCAGTCCGCCGAGTACCGCAGCCCGCAAGCCCTGCCGGAGGGCGGCGTGCTGGTGGTGGGCTCCGGCCAGTCCGGCGCGCAGATTGCCGAAGACCTGCACCTGGCGGGCCGCAAGGTGTTCCTGGCGGTGGGCCAGGCGCCGCGCTGCGCGCGCTTTTACCGTGGCCGCGACGTCGTGGACTGGCTGGCCGACATGCAGTACTACGATATGGCGGTGCAGGAGCATCCGCTGCGCGAGGGCGTGCGCGACAACACCAATCACTATGTGACCGGCCGCGATGGCGGGCGCGACATCGACCTGCGCAAGTTCGCCACCGAAGGCATGGAGCTGTTCGGCGCGCTGGAGGATTTCCATGACGGCAAGCTGCGCTTCACGCCGAACCTGAAAGCCAACCTCGACGATGCGGACGACACCTACAACCGCATCAACGCCAGCATCGACAAGTACATCGACAAGCACGGCATCGCCGCGCCGCCCGCCAGCACGTACGCGCCGGTATGGTCGCCGGGCGAGGAGCGTTGGGCGCTGGACCTGGCGCAGGCGGGCATCGGCACCATCGTCTGGTGCATCGGCTTTCGCCCGGATTTCAGCTGGCTGGAGGCGCCGGTCTTCAACGGGCGCGGCTATCCCGGCCACGTGCGCGGCGTGACGGCGCAGGACGGCCTGTACCTCCTCGGGCTGCCGTGGCTGCACACCTGGGGCTCCGGGCGATTCTCCGGCATTGCGCGCGATGCCGGATATCTGGCGGCCATCGTCAGCGAAAAGCTTGGCGCGCAAGCCCTGGCAGCCTGA
- a CDS encoding MSMEG_0570 family nitrogen starvation response protein, with product MPVTHFRIRWPDQSEATCYSPSSVVTEFFVPGQDYTLDAFLAIARQALGSASERVRAKYGYACSSAMDQLEQIETTAARFCAQPHATVRVLGFGR from the coding sequence ATGCCAGTCACGCATTTCCGCATACGTTGGCCCGACCAGAGCGAGGCCACCTGTTATTCCCCGTCTTCGGTGGTCACCGAGTTCTTTGTCCCGGGGCAGGACTACACGCTGGACGCGTTCCTGGCGATCGCCAGGCAGGCGCTGGGCAGCGCGTCGGAGCGCGTCAGGGCGAAGTATGGCTATGCCTGCTCCTCTGCCATGGACCAGCTTGAACAGATCGAGACCACCGCCGCGCGTTTTTGCGCGCAGCCGCACGCCACGGTGCGCGTGCTTGGTTTTGGCCGGTAA
- a CDS encoding sll0787 family AIR synthase-like protein, whose translation MNVAQIVESLRASRGFGHKTDIAGVLSSLGKALPGGMGGMGGMGDLGQAVAVGDDCAAIADHDGYLLFAIEGMVRDFIDAKPWFAGYSAVMVNISDIYAMGGRPLAVVDAIWSNGVAGAAEVLKGMAAACAAYGVPIVGGHSNARSDHAQLAVAIVGRARRLLSSFAARPGERLLMAVDLRGAFAEPYPYWNASTEAPPARLRADLELLPALAEDGLCAAAKDISMAGTLGTALMLLECSGVGARIDLDRIPAPAGVPMLRWLSAFPSYGFLLAVREQDVARVTARFGARDLACAQIGVIDDSRRVTVSGAGETALLWDFAHDAFIVPQPERAARDATHIDA comes from the coding sequence ATGAACGTCGCGCAGATTGTGGAAAGCCTGCGTGCCAGCCGCGGCTTTGGCCACAAGACCGATATCGCCGGCGTGCTGTCGTCGCTGGGCAAGGCGCTGCCGGGCGGCATGGGCGGCATGGGCGGCATGGGCGATCTCGGCCAGGCCGTGGCGGTGGGCGACGATTGCGCCGCGATTGCCGACCATGATGGCTACCTGCTGTTCGCCATCGAGGGCATGGTCCGGGATTTCATCGATGCCAAGCCGTGGTTCGCGGGCTACAGCGCGGTGATGGTCAACATCAGCGATATCTATGCCATGGGCGGCCGGCCGCTGGCCGTGGTGGACGCCATCTGGAGCAACGGCGTGGCCGGCGCCGCCGAAGTGCTCAAGGGCATGGCGGCGGCCTGCGCGGCCTATGGCGTGCCCATCGTTGGCGGGCACAGCAATGCCCGCAGCGATCATGCCCAGCTTGCGGTGGCCATTGTCGGGCGGGCGCGGCGCCTGCTATCGAGCTTCGCGGCGCGCCCGGGCGAGCGGCTGCTGATGGCCGTCGATCTGCGTGGGGCCTTTGCCGAGCCGTATCCGTACTGGAATGCCTCCACCGAGGCGCCGCCCGCGCGGTTGCGTGCCGATCTGGAACTGCTGCCCGCGCTGGCCGAGGACGGCCTGTGCGCCGCAGCCAAGGACATCAGCATGGCCGGCACGCTGGGCACGGCGCTGATGCTGCTGGAGTGTTCCGGCGTGGGCGCGCGGATCGACCTGGACCGCATCCCGGCGCCAGCGGGCGTGCCCATGCTGCGCTGGCTGTCGGCCTTTCCCAGCTATGGTTTCTTGCTGGCCGTGCGCGAGCAAGACGTGGCGCGCGTTACCGCGCGGTTCGGTGCGCGGGACCTTGCCTGCGCGCAGATCGGTGTCATCGACGACTCGCGGCGGGTCACGGTCAGCGGGGCCGGCGAGACCGCCCTGCTGTGGGATTTCGCGCACGACGCATTCATCGTTCCGCAGCCAGAGCGTGCCGCGCGGGACGCCACCCACATCGATGCCTGA
- a CDS encoding MSMEG_0567/Sll0786 family nitrogen starvation N-acetyltransferase: MNDDLCVEVPAATTFRIRWAGAQWEADEAMALRRAVFCHEQGIFAGDDRDEIDDVAQLLVAVKCEAHAPEMVVGTVRIHEAEPGVWLGSRLAVHAACRSQGRIGATLIRLAVSSANGLGCTRFLAHVQSQNVPLFRRLHWDVLAEETLLGRPHHLMQADLDYYPACLTPRIGLSTLGRSGT; the protein is encoded by the coding sequence ATGAACGACGATCTCTGTGTGGAAGTGCCTGCGGCCACGACGTTCCGCATCCGCTGGGCCGGGGCGCAGTGGGAGGCGGACGAGGCCATGGCGCTGCGCCGGGCGGTGTTCTGTCATGAGCAAGGCATCTTTGCTGGCGACGACCGCGACGAGATTGACGATGTGGCGCAACTGCTGGTGGCGGTGAAGTGCGAGGCGCATGCACCCGAGATGGTGGTCGGCACCGTGCGCATCCACGAGGCCGAGCCCGGGGTGTGGCTTGGCTCCCGGCTGGCCGTGCACGCTGCATGCCGTAGCCAGGGCAGGATCGGCGCGACGCTGATCAGGCTGGCGGTGAGCAGCGCGAACGGGTTGGGCTGCACCCGGTTCCTCGCCCATGTGCAGAGCCAGAACGTGCCACTGTTCCGCCGCTTGCATTGGGACGTGCTGGCCGAGGAAACGCTGCTTGGCCGCCCGCACCACCTGATGCAGGCGGACCTGGACTACTACCCGGCGTGCCTGACGCCGCGCATTGGCCTGTCGACGCTGGGCAGGAGCGGAACATGA
- a CDS encoding MSMEG_0568 family radical SAM protein: MTPALTLSRLSVTELRTELQSVGLRLLDPAAGAASRRGGAGPSDHKAVTVDGVTIMVPVHTNTAWHSPYVASSPDGKGTSALMRGAIPIANISFPKAPRFYALQTMEGVPYSHIATLHSADVLATTVLQTCIRYESRRKTCKFCAIGQSLAAGRTIARKTPEQLAEVARAAVLLDGVKHMVLTTGTPPTPDRGAAILCESAFAIKAAVDLPIQAQCEPPDDDRWFERMKASGIDTLGMHLEVVTPALRERIMPGKAAVPISRYMAAFKAAVAVFGRGQVSTYILAGLGDSVETILSISKELVELGVYPFVVPFVPITGTPLEDHPAPPPDFMKAILKPLGAMISAAGMRSADIKAGCGKCGACSSLSSYEEVAA; this comes from the coding sequence ATGACGCCGGCCTTGACCTTGAGCCGGTTGTCGGTAACTGAGCTTCGGACCGAGTTGCAATCGGTCGGGCTGCGCCTGCTGGACCCGGCTGCGGGCGCCGCCAGCCGGCGCGGCGGCGCGGGCCCGTCCGACCACAAGGCGGTGACCGTGGATGGCGTGACCATCATGGTGCCGGTGCATACCAACACCGCCTGGCATTCGCCATACGTGGCGTCGTCGCCGGATGGCAAGGGCACCAGCGCGCTGATGCGTGGCGCCATCCCGATTGCGAACATCAGTTTTCCGAAGGCGCCGCGCTTCTATGCGCTGCAGACGATGGAGGGCGTGCCGTACTCGCACATCGCCACGCTGCACAGCGCGGATGTGCTGGCCACCACGGTGCTGCAGACCTGCATCCGCTATGAGAGCCGGCGCAAGACCTGCAAGTTCTGCGCGATCGGGCAATCGCTCGCGGCGGGGCGCACCATTGCGCGCAAGACGCCGGAGCAACTGGCTGAGGTGGCGCGCGCCGCCGTGCTGCTCGATGGTGTGAAGCATATGGTGCTGACCACCGGCACGCCGCCCACGCCGGACCGCGGCGCCGCCATACTTTGCGAGAGCGCGTTTGCCATCAAGGCGGCCGTGGACCTGCCCATCCAGGCGCAGTGCGAGCCGCCGGACGACGACCGCTGGTTTGAGCGCATGAAGGCCTCGGGCATCGATACGCTGGGCATGCACCTGGAGGTGGTCACGCCCGCCCTGCGCGAGCGGATCATGCCGGGCAAGGCAGCGGTGCCGATCAGCCGCTACATGGCGGCGTTCAAGGCTGCGGTTGCCGTGTTCGGCCGGGGGCAGGTGAGCACGTATATCCTGGCCGGGCTTGGCGACAGCGTTGAGACCATCCTGTCGATCTCGAAGGAGCTGGTCGAGCTAGGCGTCTATCCCTTCGTGGTGCCGTTCGTGCCGATCACCGGCACGCCGCTGGAAGACCATCCGGCGCCGCCGCCGGATTTCATGAAGGCCATCCTCAAGCCGCTCGGCGCGATGATCAGCGCGGCGGGCATGCGCTCGGCGGATATCAAGGCGGGCTGCGGCAAGTGCGGCGCCTGCTCCTCGCTGTCTTCGTATGAAGAGGTGGCGGCATGA
- a CDS encoding Nit6803 family nitrilase, translated as MSQKRIVRAAAVQISPDLEHGEGTLGKVCEAIDRAAREGVQLIVFPETFLPYYPYFSFVRPPVQSGSDHMRLYEQAVVVPGPVTHAVSERARRHAMVVVLGVNERDHGSLYNTQLIFDTDGRLVLKRRKITPTFHERMIWGQGDAAGLKVADTAIGRVGALACWEHYNPLARYALMTQHEEIHCSQFPGSLVGPVFAEQIEVTIRHHALESGCFVVNATGWLTDEQIASVTTDPALQKALRGGCNTAIVSPEGQHLAPPLREGEGMVIADLDMSLITKRKRMMDSVGHYARPELLSLAINDRPAATASPMATALSNYHGSTHHEPQRDDAGLDLEPVVGN; from the coding sequence ATGTCACAGAAACGCATTGTGCGCGCGGCCGCGGTCCAGATTTCTCCGGACCTCGAGCACGGCGAAGGCACGCTTGGCAAAGTCTGCGAGGCCATCGACCGCGCCGCACGGGAAGGCGTGCAGCTGATCGTCTTTCCGGAAACCTTCCTGCCGTACTACCCGTACTTCTCCTTCGTGCGGCCGCCCGTGCAATCCGGCAGCGACCACATGCGGCTGTACGAGCAGGCGGTGGTGGTGCCCGGCCCCGTCACCCATGCCGTGTCCGAGCGCGCGCGCCGGCACGCCATGGTGGTGGTGCTCGGCGTCAACGAGCGCGACCACGGCAGTCTTTACAACACGCAGCTCATCTTCGATACCGATGGCCGCCTGGTGCTCAAGCGCCGCAAGATCACGCCGACGTTCCATGAACGGATGATCTGGGGCCAGGGCGACGCGGCCGGCCTGAAGGTGGCCGATACCGCCATCGGCCGCGTGGGCGCGCTGGCTTGCTGGGAGCACTACAACCCGCTGGCCCGCTACGCGCTGATGACCCAGCACGAGGAAATCCACTGCAGCCAGTTTCCCGGCTCGCTGGTGGGCCCCGTCTTTGCCGAGCAGATCGAAGTCACCATCCGCCATCACGCGCTGGAGTCCGGCTGCTTCGTGGTGAACGCCACCGGCTGGCTGACCGACGAGCAGATCGCCTCGGTCACCACCGACCCCGCCTTGCAAAAGGCGCTGCGCGGCGGCTGCAACACCGCCATCGTGTCGCCGGAGGGCCAGCACCTGGCACCGCCACTGCGCGAGGGCGAGGGCATGGTGATCGCGGACCTGGATATGTCGCTCATCACCAAGCGCAAGCGAATGATGGATTCGGTGGGGCACTACGCCCGGCCGGAATTGCTCAGCCTTGCCATCAACGACCGGCCGGCGGCGACCGCATCGCCCATGGCCACCGCCTTGTCCAACTACCACGGGAGCACCCACCATGAACCCCAGCGAGATGACGCCGGCCTTGACCTTGAGCCGGTTGTCGGTAACTGA
- a CDS encoding MSMEG_0572/Sll0783 family nitrogen starvation response protein: protein MPAVNKPAHKKGDFLVDYEEKVFEDVKAEPGEKALVTFHTVAFEGSIGFVNLLQATRLQRKGFETSILLYGPGVTLGLQRGFPTLGDEAFAGHLNFNKQITKFMDEGGKVYACRFALQALYGHGEASLIEGIRPISPLDVLDLKLIHRKENALILDTWTV from the coding sequence ATGCCCGCAGTGAACAAACCGGCCCACAAGAAAGGCGACTTCCTGGTCGACTACGAAGAGAAGGTATTCGAGGACGTCAAGGCAGAACCGGGCGAGAAGGCGCTGGTCACCTTCCACACCGTGGCCTTCGAAGGCTCGATCGGCTTCGTCAACCTGCTGCAGGCCACGCGCCTGCAACGCAAGGGCTTCGAGACCTCCATCCTGCTGTACGGCCCGGGCGTGACGCTGGGCCTGCAGCGCGGCTTTCCCACGCTGGGCGACGAAGCCTTCGCCGGCCATCTCAACTTCAACAAGCAGATCACCAAGTTTATGGACGAGGGCGGCAAGGTCTACGCCTGCCGCTTTGCGCTGCAAGCGCTGTATGGCCATGGCGAAGCATCGCTGATCGAAGGCATCCGCCCGATCAGCCCGCTCGATGTGCTGGACCTGAAGCTGATCCACCGCAAGGAGAACGCGCTGATCCTGGATACCTGGACGGTTTAA
- a CDS encoding PLP-dependent aminotransferase family protein produces MPGLASHWLKRLGESTKPAYLMIPDLIEEDLASGRLQARDRLPALRDLAEALRLNYTTVARAYAQARKRGLIDAKAGSGTFVRGRAPALPLRAGTGAEMTMNNPPEPPTLTVRLRESAARLMSTTDPYDLLRYQDFGGTPADRAVAVDWLRRYVPACRADTVLICPGIHSALVALVSLLARPGQTICLDTLAYPGIKAIATQLGVQLQALPSDDEGPLGPAFETLCKTQKPSALYCNPTLQNPSTRTMPQGRREILADIALRYSVPIIEDDAYGMLPQRTPDAMATLAPELTYYVTGLSKCFGAGLRIAFIHGPTARQTQRLAGTLRATTVMASPFNTLLATSWIKDGTAEDMLKAIRAECVARQLLARDVLAGRPYDADPEGFHLWLPVPPDSGWRPSELALHLRSRGIGVVSSAAFATDGNPPDAIRICLGGPGERDEVEESLQIVADTLDDPHHLHSAML; encoded by the coding sequence TTGCCCGGACTTGCCAGCCACTGGCTCAAACGCCTCGGCGAGAGCACCAAACCCGCTTACCTGATGATCCCCGACCTGATCGAGGAAGACCTGGCAAGCGGCCGCTTGCAAGCGCGCGACCGCCTGCCGGCGCTGCGCGACCTGGCCGAAGCGCTACGGCTCAACTACACCACCGTGGCCCGCGCCTACGCGCAAGCCCGCAAGCGCGGGCTGATCGACGCCAAGGCCGGCAGCGGCACCTTTGTGCGCGGGCGCGCGCCCGCCCTGCCGCTGCGCGCGGGCACGGGTGCCGAAATGACCATGAACAACCCGCCCGAGCCGCCGACGCTCACCGTGAGGCTGCGCGAGTCGGCAGCGCGCCTGATGAGCACGACGGATCCCTACGACCTGCTGCGCTACCAGGATTTCGGCGGCACGCCGGCGGATCGCGCCGTAGCGGTGGACTGGCTGAGGCGCTATGTGCCCGCCTGCCGCGCGGATACCGTGCTGATCTGCCCGGGGATTCACAGCGCCCTGGTGGCGCTGGTGTCGCTGCTGGCGCGGCCCGGGCAGACGATCTGCCTGGATACGCTGGCCTACCCCGGCATCAAGGCCATCGCCACGCAGCTCGGCGTGCAGCTGCAGGCCCTGCCCAGCGATGACGAAGGCCCCCTCGGGCCGGCCTTCGAAACACTCTGCAAGACGCAAAAGCCAAGCGCGCTGTACTGCAATCCCACGCTGCAGAACCCCAGCACCAGGACCATGCCCCAGGGACGGCGCGAAATCCTGGCCGATATCGCCCTGCGCTACAGCGTGCCGATCATCGAGGACGATGCCTACGGCATGCTGCCGCAGCGCACGCCGGATGCCATGGCCACGCTCGCGCCGGAACTCACCTACTACGTCACCGGCCTGTCGAAATGCTTTGGCGCCGGATTGCGCATTGCCTTTATCCACGGCCCCACCGCGCGCCAGACCCAGCGGCTGGCCGGCACCCTGCGCGCCACCACGGTGATGGCAAGCCCGTTCAATACGCTGCTGGCCACATCGTGGATCAAGGACGGCACGGCCGAAGACATGCTCAAGGCCATCCGCGCCGAGTGCGTGGCCCGCCAGCTCTTGGCCCGCGACGTGCTGGCGGGGCGGCCATACGACGCCGACCCGGAAGGCTTCCATCTCTGGCTGCCGGTTCCCCCGGACAGCGGCTGGCGCCCTTCCGAGCTGGCGCTGCATCTGCGCTCGCGCGGCATCGGCGTGGTATCGAGCGCGGCGTTCGCCACCGATGGCAATCCCCCGGATGCGATCCGGATCTGCCTGGGCGGTCCGGGCGAGCGCGACGAGGTAGAGGAATCGCTGCAGATCGTGGCGGATACGCTGGACGATCCGCATCACCTGCATTCGGCCATGCTGTAG
- a CDS encoding phage tail protein, with amino-acid sequence MQTKMRALYLSMAAASLLNACGGSGGDTVQSSGNAPVTVAPAASISGVAATGAPIANATVELKCVAGTASVTTSATGAWSVTTAGLVLPCAARVTGPNGVLHTLILGPGVTNITPITELVVASATENPDTEAFFNTFSATSAGAASNRLPTALTLTRQRLANLGVTVDTLNLLNQVFQPQAGDAYDDKLEALIVRLKANNATLVTVAQELARGDVGPAGATGATGATGAAGPTGATGAMGATGATGATGATGAAGAQGPQGADGSNGATGATGATGATGATGAQGVTGPTGATGATGATGMQGPTGATGAQGATGATGLTGATGATGAQGVTGSTGATGATGATGATGATGPINPGLGGFNAGTAGDGTGGADCTIGSVWLTAATYGNGMAADGRLLPIVQYTALFSLLGTNFGGDGRTTFALPNLASVTPNGLTYMICVNGLFPSRS; translated from the coding sequence ATGCAAACAAAAATGCGGGCTCTCTATCTGTCCATGGCCGCGGCCTCGCTGCTGAACGCATGCGGTGGCAGCGGCGGCGATACCGTGCAATCGTCCGGCAACGCGCCGGTCACGGTGGCACCAGCAGCCTCGATCTCCGGCGTTGCCGCCACCGGCGCGCCCATTGCCAACGCCACCGTGGAACTGAAATGCGTGGCCGGCACGGCCTCCGTCACCACCTCGGCCACCGGCGCCTGGTCGGTCACCACCGCCGGCCTGGTGCTGCCGTGCGCGGCGCGCGTGACCGGCCCGAACGGCGTGCTGCACACGCTGATCCTCGGCCCCGGCGTGACCAACATCACGCCGATCACCGAACTGGTGGTGGCCAGCGCCACCGAAAACCCCGACACCGAAGCCTTCTTCAACACGTTCTCCGCCACCTCGGCCGGCGCCGCAAGCAACCGCCTGCCCACTGCCCTGACTTTGACCAGACAGCGCCTGGCCAACCTGGGCGTGACGGTGGACACGCTGAACCTGCTCAACCAGGTGTTCCAGCCGCAAGCCGGCGACGCCTATGACGACAAGCTCGAAGCGCTGATCGTGCGCCTGAAGGCCAACAACGCCACGCTGGTCACGGTGGCGCAGGAACTGGCCAGGGGCGATGTGGGCCCGGCAGGGGCAACAGGCGCGACCGGCGCCACGGGTGCGGCAGGTCCCACCGGGGCTACCGGCGCGATGGGGGCCACCGGAGCCACCGGGGCCACGGGAGCTACAGGGGCAGCCGGCGCGCAGGGCCCGCAAGGTGCCGACGGGAGCAATGGCGCCACTGGCGCCACCGGAGCGACCGGAGCCACTGGCGCCACCGGTGCGCAAGGCGTGACGGGGCCGACGGGCGCGACTGGCGCGACCGGGGCCACTGGCATGCAAGGCCCGACGGGAGCCACCGGCGCCCAAGGCGCTACGGGTGCCACTGGCCTGACGGGCGCTACCGGCGCCACCGGTGCCCAAGGCGTAACGGGGTCCACGGGAGCAACAGGGGCCACGGGGGCAACTGGCGCTACCGGCGCCACAGGTCCCATCAACCCGGGTCTGGGTGGATTTAATGCCGGAACCGCCGGCGATGGCACCGGCGGTGCCGACTGCACGATAGGGAGCGTATGGCTAACCGCCGCAACTTACGGAAACGGCATGGCGGCCGATGGCCGGCTGCTGCCCATCGTGCAATACACCGCGCTGTTCTCGCTGCTGGGGACTAACTTCGGCGGCGACGGCCGGACCACGTTCGCGTTGCCGAATCTCGCGTCCGTCACACCAAACGGCCTGACTTACATGATCTGCGTGAACGGTCTTTTCCCCTCCCGGAGCTAA